A region from the Sutcliffiella horikoshii genome encodes:
- a CDS encoding ATP phosphoribosyltransferase regulatory subunit, translating into MSNSKLFMFEKPLGMRDTLPSLYEAKQNVKNTMTAEISQWGYQFMETPTLEYYETVGEASAILDQQLFKLLDQQGHTLVLRPDMTAPIARVAASRLLNEGYPQRLAYSANVFRAQQNEAGRPAEFEQIGVECIGDRSISADAEMIALLVALLKNTGLSTFTVAIGHIGFLQEIFLDIVGNEERAATLRRYLYEKNYVGYREHVKNLSLSSIDKKRLLNLLTLRGDSSNIELAKEVLDGEAGKKAIQELEQLWTMLEAYGVTDFVKLDLNIVSHMSYYTGIVFEAYAGNIGFPIGNGGRYDKLFEKFNREKSATGFGIHLDRLLEAKGVKKAEVKIHGVLFSQERREEAIAFATSKREAGEKVILQDIAGVENVDACTASFSDVTFFLGKARKESDEA; encoded by the coding sequence ATGTCAAATTCAAAACTATTCATGTTCGAAAAACCACTAGGAATGCGGGACACGCTTCCTTCCTTATATGAAGCAAAACAGAACGTCAAAAACACCATGACAGCAGAAATCAGTCAATGGGGCTATCAGTTTATGGAGACCCCGACACTTGAATACTACGAAACGGTAGGCGAAGCATCGGCCATACTTGATCAGCAACTGTTCAAGCTGCTCGATCAGCAAGGACATACACTTGTGTTGAGACCAGACATGACAGCACCAATTGCGAGGGTGGCGGCTTCAAGACTTTTAAATGAAGGCTATCCGCAGCGACTTGCCTACTCGGCAAATGTTTTTCGTGCTCAGCAGAATGAAGCAGGGCGACCGGCAGAGTTTGAGCAAATTGGTGTGGAGTGCATCGGAGACCGTTCTATCAGTGCGGATGCCGAGATGATTGCATTGCTTGTTGCACTTCTTAAAAACACAGGGTTATCGACGTTTACTGTCGCGATTGGCCATATCGGATTCTTGCAGGAGATCTTCCTCGATATAGTCGGGAATGAAGAGCGTGCGGCAACCTTAAGAAGATACTTATATGAAAAAAATTACGTGGGGTATCGGGAGCATGTGAAAAACCTGTCTTTGTCCTCCATTGATAAAAAACGCCTTTTGAACTTATTAACGTTAAGAGGAGATTCGTCCAACATTGAACTTGCAAAAGAAGTGCTGGATGGAGAGGCAGGTAAAAAAGCGATCCAAGAGCTTGAGCAACTGTGGACGATGTTGGAAGCTTATGGTGTCACAGATTTTGTGAAGCTTGATTTGAACATTGTCAGTCATATGAGTTATTACACGGGGATCGTGTTTGAGGCGTATGCCGGAAACATCGGCTTTCCAATTGGTAACGGCGGAAGATACGACAAGCTGTTTGAGAAGTTCAACCGTGAAAAATCGGCAACAGGTTTCGGAATCCATTTAGACCGTCTTTTAGAAGCAAAAGGTGTGAAGAAGGCGGAGGTTAAGATACACGGAGTTCTGTTTAGTCAAGAAAGAAGAGAAGAGGCCATCGCATTTGCCACTTCTAAAAGAGAAGCAGGGGAAAAAGTAATCCTTCAGGATATTGCAGGTGTGGAAAATGTCGATGCGTGCACGGCATCTTTCAGTGATGTGACCTTTTTCCTTGGAAAAGCTAGAAAGGAGAGCGACGAAGCATGA
- a CDS encoding acyltransferase, which translates to MSRRTTRYPVEGANSLWHVYKTVPFLKVVKNFAVIQLARYTPFLGMKNWLYRTFLRMKVGDQTSFALMVMLDVMFPEKISVGRNTVIGYNTTILAHEYLVKEYRLGDVEIGSEVMIGANTTILPGVIIGDGAIVSAGTLVHKDVPEGAFVGGNPMRVIYTKEEMQERMRF; encoded by the coding sequence GTGAGTAGACGGACGACCCGCTATCCGGTGGAAGGCGCGAATTCCCTATGGCACGTCTATAAAACCGTCCCTTTTTTAAAGGTTGTGAAAAACTTCGCCGTCATCCAGCTTGCCAGGTACACGCCATTTCTCGGAATGAAAAACTGGCTCTACCGCACCTTCTTGCGCATGAAGGTAGGCGATCAGACTTCCTTCGCCTTAATGGTGATGCTTGATGTCATGTTTCCGGAAAAAATAAGCGTCGGCCGCAACACGGTCATTGGCTATAACACCACCATCCTTGCCCACGAATACCTGGTCAAGGAATACCGCCTTGGCGATGTGGAAATCGGCAGCGAAGTCATGATCGGCGCCAACACGACCATCCTTCCCGGCGTCATCATCGGCGACGGCGCCATCGTCTCCGCCGGCACCCTCGTACATAAAGACGTCCCAGAAGGCGCGTTTGTCGGCGGAAACCCAATGCGGGTTATCTATACGAAAGAGGAAATGCAGGAGCGGATGAGGTTTTAG
- the ppaX gene encoding pyrophosphatase PpaX yields the protein MTINTVLFDLDGTLIDTNDLIIESFLHTLDHYYPEQYGREDVLTFLGPPLYDTFVKMDESKVDEMVAHYRAFNMAKHDEYVTEFEGVVETVKLLHEKGLKLGIVTTKMRQTVVMGLKLTGLDQFFDVVVCLDDVTNAKPDPEPIHLALQQLGSTPEQAIMVGDNFHDILAGKNAGTKTAAVSWTIKGVEYLQSFEPDYMLRHMQDLLPIVGVTEGE from the coding sequence ATGACCATTAATACCGTGCTTTTTGATTTAGATGGAACTTTGATAGATACGAACGACTTGATTATTGAGTCGTTTCTTCACACATTAGATCATTATTATCCTGAGCAATATGGCCGCGAAGACGTACTGACCTTCCTCGGCCCACCTTTATACGATACGTTCGTTAAAATGGATGAATCGAAAGTGGACGAAATGGTAGCCCATTACCGTGCCTTTAATATGGCCAAACATGATGAGTACGTAACAGAGTTTGAAGGCGTTGTGGAAACAGTGAAGCTCCTTCATGAAAAAGGTCTGAAGCTTGGAATCGTGACAACAAAAATGCGTCAAACAGTGGTGATGGGGCTTAAGCTGACAGGCCTTGACCAGTTCTTTGATGTCGTGGTCTGTCTTGATGATGTTACCAACGCCAAACCAGATCCTGAACCGATCCACCTTGCCCTGCAACAGCTTGGCTCAACCCCTGAACAGGCAATCATGGTCGGCGATAACTTCCATGATATCTTAGCAGGCAAAAATGCCGGAACAAAAACGGCTGCAGTGAGCTGGACAATCAAAGGAGTAGAATATCTACAATCCTTTGAACCGGATTACATGCTGAGACATATGCAGGATTTGCTGCCAATAGTGGGAGTGACCGAGGGTGAGTAG
- a CDS encoding nucleoside recognition domain-containing protein: MMQTFKRGLMVGLGTTWTLGKVIFPVTLLVGILQHTPVLQYLINAIAPIMGIFGLSGEAAIPLVIGNFLNLYAGIGAILTLDLTVKEVFILAVMLSFSHNLLVESTVAAKVGLKIWVILAVRLGLAFSAGIIINLVWKGGGELAQYGMVAKSEAAVTGFFPIILDATQRGLMGIFQLAIIVIPLMILVQYMKELGWLAVFSKWMRPFTRALGMKENTSTTMAAGLVIGLAYGAGVMIQAVKEDNVSKKDLTLAFIFLVACHAVVEDTLIFIPLGIPVWPLLAIRVTTAILLTIAVAFIWKRLELAKRKEASYDH; this comes from the coding sequence ATGATGCAAACATTTAAACGCGGGCTGATGGTGGGGCTTGGGACGACGTGGACACTGGGGAAAGTTATTTTCCCAGTCACGCTCCTTGTCGGTATCCTTCAACATACACCAGTCTTGCAGTATCTTATCAACGCAATTGCGCCGATCATGGGGATTTTTGGCCTGTCAGGTGAAGCGGCCATTCCGCTTGTGATCGGGAATTTCCTGAATCTCTATGCTGGAATCGGTGCCATCCTCACCTTAGACCTTACCGTAAAAGAGGTCTTTATTTTAGCGGTGATGCTTTCGTTTTCCCATAATCTTTTAGTAGAGTCGACCGTAGCGGCAAAAGTAGGATTGAAGATTTGGGTGATTCTAGCTGTCCGACTGGGCCTAGCTTTCTCTGCTGGAATTATCATCAACCTGGTTTGGAAAGGTGGCGGCGAGCTCGCCCAGTATGGGATGGTCGCAAAATCCGAAGCGGCTGTGACTGGCTTTTTTCCTATTATTCTTGATGCCACCCAGCGCGGATTGATGGGTATCTTTCAACTTGCGATTATCGTTATTCCGCTTATGATTCTCGTGCAATATATGAAGGAACTTGGCTGGTTGGCTGTATTCTCGAAGTGGATGAGACCGTTCACCCGTGCGCTTGGAATGAAAGAGAACACCTCTACTACGATGGCTGCCGGTCTGGTGATTGGTCTTGCATATGGGGCAGGAGTTATGATTCAGGCGGTAAAAGAGGATAATGTAAGTAAGAAGGATTTGACACTTGCCTTTATTTTTCTCGTAGCTTGTCATGCAGTGGTGGAGGATACATTAATTTTCATTCCGCTCGGCATCCCTGTTTGGCCGTTACTTGCCATCCGTGTTACAACAGCCATTCTCCTCACGATAGCAGTGGCTTTCATTTGGAAACGGCTAGAACTTGCAAAAAGAAAGGAAGCCTCTTATGACCATTAA
- the lgt gene encoding prolipoprotein diacylglyceryl transferase produces the protein MLLGNIEPLNPVMISWPITVYWYGAIIGTGALLGLWLATRESERRGLNKDVFVDLVLFAIPIAILCARLYYVAFQWDHYSQNPGDILKIWEGGLAIHGGLIGAITTGVIFARIRGISFWKLADIGAPSILLGQAIGRWGNFMNQEAHGGEVTRAFLEGLYLPDFIINQMYINGTYYHPTFLYESIWNFVGVGLLLLLRKVNLRRGELFLSYVIWYSVGRFFIEGMRTDSLMLTETLRIAQVISIGLIVLAIGLIIVRRVLGMANRRYLDPENKERYMDSKKNTPEATK, from the coding sequence ATGTTGTTAGGAAACATTGAGCCGTTAAATCCAGTCATGATCAGTTGGCCAATAACGGTTTACTGGTATGGGGCAATCATTGGAACAGGAGCCCTGCTTGGTTTATGGCTGGCCACAAGGGAGTCGGAAAGACGGGGGCTTAACAAAGATGTATTTGTCGATCTTGTCTTGTTTGCCATCCCGATAGCGATTCTATGTGCAAGGCTGTATTATGTAGCGTTTCAGTGGGATCATTATTCACAAAATCCAGGTGATATTTTGAAGATATGGGAAGGTGGCCTGGCGATTCATGGTGGACTGATTGGAGCCATCACCACTGGGGTTATTTTTGCAAGAATACGAGGAATTTCGTTCTGGAAGCTTGCCGATATTGGTGCACCAAGTATCCTTCTTGGTCAGGCGATTGGACGCTGGGGAAATTTCATGAACCAGGAAGCCCATGGTGGAGAAGTGACAAGAGCTTTCTTGGAAGGACTTTACTTACCGGATTTCATCATCAACCAAATGTACATTAACGGTACATACTATCACCCAACTTTCCTTTATGAGTCCATCTGGAATTTTGTAGGTGTCGGATTGCTTCTTTTACTGAGAAAAGTAAACCTAAGACGCGGGGAACTCTTCTTAAGTTACGTGATTTGGTATTCCGTCGGACGCTTCTTTATCGAAGGAATGCGTACGGACAGCTTGATGCTGACCGAGACTTTAAGAATTGCACAAGTTATTTCCATTGGTCTAATTGTCCTTGCCATCGGACTTATCATTGTGCGCCGTGTACTGGGCATGGCCAACAGACGTTACTTGGATCCAGAAAACAAAGAGCGCTATATGGACTCCAAGAAAAATACACCTGAAGCGACTAAATAA
- the hprK gene encoding HPr(Ser) kinase/phosphatase: MPKVRTKDLIEKFNFELIGGEEGVNRPIATSDISRPGIEMAGYFTYYPAERIQLLGKTELSFFERLTPKEKRERMSQLCTDITPGIIVSRDMEVPPELVEAAEYESVPLMRSPMKTTRLSSHLTNYLEGKLAPTTAVHGVLVDIYGVGVLITGKSGVGKSETALELVKRGHRLVADDCVEIRQEDTDTLIGNSPELIEHLLEIRGLGIINVMTLFGAGAVRSYKRITLVINLELWDKNKQYDRVGLDEEKMKIIDSEVTRLTVPVRPGRNLAVIIEVAAMNFRLKRMGMNAAEQFSNRLSGVINNENEHEDI, encoded by the coding sequence GTGCCAAAGGTTCGGACAAAGGATCTGATTGAGAAGTTTAATTTTGAATTGATTGGTGGGGAAGAGGGCGTGAATCGTCCGATTGCGACAAGTGATATCTCCCGACCTGGTATAGAGATGGCCGGTTATTTTACCTACTATCCGGCAGAGCGAATCCAGTTGCTTGGAAAAACGGAGTTGTCTTTCTTTGAAAGGCTTACGCCAAAGGAAAAGAGAGAGCGTATGAGTCAGCTCTGTACGGACATCACTCCGGGAATCATTGTTTCAAGGGACATGGAAGTTCCTCCTGAACTCGTGGAAGCAGCAGAGTACGAAAGTGTGCCACTAATGCGCTCACCGATGAAAACGACGAGGCTTTCCTCCCATCTGACAAATTATCTTGAAGGAAAGCTTGCACCGACAACAGCCGTACATGGCGTTCTTGTCGACATTTATGGAGTTGGCGTGCTTATCACTGGGAAAAGCGGCGTTGGGAAAAGTGAAACGGCGCTTGAGCTTGTAAAAAGAGGACACCGTCTTGTGGCAGATGATTGCGTCGAAATCAGGCAGGAAGATACGGATACACTTATCGGGAACTCTCCGGAACTGATTGAACATCTGCTTGAAATCAGGGGTCTAGGTATCATCAACGTGATGACCCTTTTCGGAGCGGGAGCAGTACGCAGCTACAAACGTATCACGCTTGTCATTAATCTTGAGCTTTGGGATAAAAACAAGCAGTATGACCGCGTTGGGTTGGATGAAGAGAAGATGAAGATTATTGATTCTGAAGTCACACGCTTGACGGTTCCTGTTCGTCCTGGGCGAAATTTGGCTGTTATCATTGAAGTGGCAGCGATGAATTTCCGCTTGAAGAGAATGGGCATGAATGCTGCCGAACAGTTCTCCAACCGTTTGTCAGGTGTCATAAATAATGAAAACGAGCATGAAGACATTTAA
- a CDS encoding phage holin family protein, with amino-acid sequence MMRWAISILVNALILIVVAGYFDSFQLSGVGAAIIASLILAVLNTIVKPILVILTLPVTLLSLGLFLFVINAITLMLTAFLMGDSFNIDGFGTAILAAIVISILNLLIQKAIVEPLQKKN; translated from the coding sequence CTGATGAGATGGGCTATCAGTATTCTCGTCAATGCATTAATATTGATTGTGGTTGCAGGCTATTTTGACTCGTTCCAGCTGAGCGGTGTCGGAGCTGCGATCATTGCAAGTTTGATTTTGGCAGTGTTGAATACTATTGTGAAACCAATCTTGGTCATTTTGACATTGCCTGTCACGTTGCTTAGTCTTGGGTTATTCTTGTTTGTTATCAATGCCATCACACTGATGTTGACGGCTTTCTTGATGGGGGATTCGTTCAATATTGATGGTTTTGGAACGGCTATTTTGGCAGCAATCGTTATATCGATATTGAATTTGCTAATCCAGAAGGCGATTGTCGAGCCTTTGCAAAAAAAGAATTAA
- a CDS encoding PspC domain-containing protein, producing the protein MKRLIRSKNDRKLAGVLGGLGKYLGVDSNLLRVIFVILLFPTGVMPLIVTYFVLTFLLPNEETEIR; encoded by the coding sequence ATGAAACGTCTTATCCGTTCCAAGAACGACCGCAAGCTTGCGGGTGTGCTTGGAGGTCTAGGGAAATATTTAGGAGTAGATTCCAATCTGTTGCGTGTTATTTTTGTCATACTTTTATTCCCGACAGGAGTAATGCCTTTGATTGTTACGTACTTTGTTTTAACATTTCTACTTCCTAACGAAGAAACAGAGATCCGCTGA
- a CDS encoding DUF4097 family beta strand repeat-containing protein: protein MEERKRILKLVEEGKLTAEEAIILLESLEKNSEEKNLRQDEIVSELAKDAKGSQEAEDNIFKALSTKVFSNSNSKNGSAGSSGSGSSSFDKSKFDSYSKQASSFKNNILDFVGSALQKIKDLDLDFNFGPSISIQHIFQQSDVHLQHIDLDVANGAVKVVPWKENDVKIECEAKVYEENSQDDARKAFLSEVLFSIEAGKLRFSVQKKHIKVNATVYVPEEKYDSLNIRMFNGPISGEGLHVKSMKMKSANGSLTWENLTSDYIEAETANGHIKLTDCDAKEIEAETINGMLKVRGDIEKLDVQSFNGNVVGELTGSAARSIMAKTKTGSVDLFIPTENAVEAELKTNLGSFTCEVPGMDVVEEKNEVVQKALHFKAKKEDAPLTYIFAETNTGSILIKPYEVK, encoded by the coding sequence ATGGAAGAGCGTAAGCGTATTTTGAAGTTGGTGGAGGAAGGGAAGCTGACAGCGGAAGAGGCGATTATTTTATTGGAGAGTTTGGAGAAGAATAGTGAAGAGAAGAATTTGCGACAGGATGAAATTGTTTCTGAGCTTGCGAAGGATGCTAAAGGTTCTCAGGAAGCAGAGGATAATATTTTTAAGGCTCTATCCACCAAAGTTTTCTCTAATTCTAATTCAAAAAATGGCTCAGCTGGTTCATCAGGGAGCGGATCCAGTTCTTTTGATAAATCCAAATTCGATTCCTACAGCAAGCAGGCATCCTCTTTTAAAAATAACATCTTAGATTTCGTAGGAAGTGCGCTGCAGAAGATTAAAGATTTGGACTTGGATTTCAACTTTGGTCCTTCTATCTCCATTCAACATATTTTCCAGCAGTCAGATGTGCATTTGCAGCATATCGACCTGGATGTTGCGAATGGCGCTGTCAAGGTGGTTCCTTGGAAAGAGAACGATGTGAAGATAGAGTGTGAGGCGAAAGTTTATGAAGAAAACTCACAAGATGACGCGCGCAAAGCTTTCTTGAGTGAAGTTCTATTTTCCATTGAAGCTGGGAAACTGCGTTTTTCTGTCCAAAAGAAGCATATAAAAGTGAATGCTACGGTTTATGTTCCAGAAGAGAAATATGACAGCTTGAATATCCGCATGTTTAATGGACCGATATCAGGGGAAGGTTTACATGTAAAGTCGATGAAAATGAAATCGGCGAATGGCTCGTTAACATGGGAGAACCTAACGAGCGATTACATTGAAGCGGAAACGGCAAACGGTCATATTAAGTTGACAGATTGCGACGCGAAAGAAATCGAAGCGGAAACGATCAACGGCATGTTGAAAGTTCGCGGAGATATCGAAAAGCTCGATGTTCAGAGCTTTAATGGGAATGTGGTCGGTGAGTTGACTGGATCTGCCGCACGTTCCATTATGGCAAAAACAAAAACAGGCAGTGTGGACCTGTTCATTCCAACGGAAAACGCAGTGGAAGCTGAGTTGAAAACGAATCTTGGAAGCTTTACATGCGAGGTTCCAGGGATGGATGTTGTGGAGGAGAAAAATGAAGTGGTGCAAAAGGCACTTCACTTTAAGGCGAAAAAAGAAGATGCACCGCTCACATACATCTTTGCCGAAACAAATACAGGTTCTATTTTAATCAAACCATATGAGGTGAAGTAA